In Kitasatospora sp. NBC_00240, the following are encoded in one genomic region:
- the coaD gene encoding pantetheine-phosphate adenylyltransferase yields MRRAVCPGSFDPITNGHLDIIERASKLYDVVHVAVLINRNKQGLFTVEERIALIEETCGHYGNIEVESHSGLLVDFCRDRGIPAIIKGLRAVSDFDYELQMAQMNHGLTGVETLFVPTSPTYSFLSSSLVKEVASYGGDVSHLLPQAVHGRLVERIAERAAQ; encoded by the coding sequence ATGCGTCGCGCCGTCTGTCCCGGATCGTTCGACCCCATCACCAACGGTCACCTCGACATCATCGAGCGGGCCTCGAAGCTGTACGACGTGGTGCATGTCGCGGTGCTGATCAACCGGAACAAGCAGGGGCTGTTCACCGTCGAGGAGCGGATCGCGCTGATCGAGGAGACCTGCGGGCACTACGGCAACATCGAGGTGGAGTCGCACAGCGGCCTGCTGGTGGACTTCTGCCGCGACCGCGGGATCCCGGCCATCATCAAGGGGCTGCGGGCGGTCAGCGACTTCGACTACGAGCTGCAGATGGCGCAGATGAACCACGGTCTGACCGGTGTCGAGACGCTCTTCGTGCCCACCTCGCCGACCTACAGCTTCCTCTCCTCCAGCCTGGTCAAGGAGGTCGCCTCGTACGGCGGCGACGTCTCCCACCTGCTGCCTCAGGCGGTGCACGGCCGGCTGGTCGAGCGGATCGCGGAGCGCGCCGCGCAGTAG
- a CDS encoding ATP synthase F0 subunit B, giving the protein MDVQNKVDQIVAAVENARAMPMSASCVVNRAELVGLLQDLRAALPAELAHAQSVMADHEQVVADAEAEAERIIQGAHSERGSLISDTEVVRRAQAEADRILAEARAEVETKRAEADDYVDSKLANFEVVLTKTLGAVGRGRTKLRGDSGVFETDTDGEGDGEEFQPRVSPSPEVDEYVDVKLATLETVLSKTLSAVGKGRDKLLGKAPIDDLGAYLAAADQAQQLKDRAEAVAAGFADNYGDGTDADQEPWYRADVPQQQSWPEQTPAAAGWQAPGEGQYAAAAQYGAPEGTQYAEVYGGGFDPSGQGQQDPYGNQYGYQQQPGYPGQQQPQQDAWGNPVPEAGGYQQQGGYPGQGQGPQYDAWGNPVPAAGGYPQGGQPQLPQQASGQQPGLDETSFFDTSMIDMTRLRELGGR; this is encoded by the coding sequence GTGGACGTGCAGAACAAGGTCGACCAGATCGTCGCGGCCGTCGAGAACGCCCGTGCGATGCCGATGTCGGCCTCCTGTGTGGTGAACCGTGCCGAGCTGGTCGGGCTGCTCCAGGACCTCCGCGCGGCCCTGCCCGCCGAGCTCGCGCACGCGCAGTCGGTGATGGCCGACCACGAGCAGGTGGTGGCCGACGCGGAGGCCGAGGCCGAGCGCATCATCCAGGGGGCGCACTCCGAGCGGGGGTCGCTCATCTCGGACACCGAGGTGGTCCGCCGGGCCCAGGCCGAGGCGGACCGCATCCTCGCCGAGGCCCGCGCCGAGGTGGAGACCAAGCGCGCCGAGGCCGACGACTACGTCGACAGCAAGCTGGCCAACTTCGAGGTGGTGCTCACCAAGACGCTCGGCGCGGTCGGCCGTGGCCGCACCAAGCTGCGCGGCGACTCCGGCGTCTTCGAGACGGACACCGACGGCGAGGGCGACGGCGAGGAGTTCCAGCCGCGGGTCAGCCCGAGCCCCGAGGTCGACGAGTACGTCGATGTGAAGCTCGCCACCCTGGAGACCGTCCTCAGCAAGACGCTGTCGGCCGTCGGCAAGGGCCGCGACAAGCTGCTCGGCAAGGCCCCGATCGACGACCTCGGCGCCTACCTGGCCGCCGCCGACCAGGCGCAGCAGCTCAAGGACCGCGCCGAGGCCGTGGCCGCCGGCTTCGCCGACAACTACGGCGACGGCACCGACGCCGACCAGGAGCCCTGGTACCGGGCCGACGTCCCGCAGCAGCAGAGCTGGCCCGAGCAGACCCCGGCCGCGGCGGGCTGGCAGGCCCCCGGCGAGGGCCAGTACGCGGCCGCCGCCCAGTACGGCGCGCCCGAGGGCACCCAGTACGCCGAGGTCTACGGGGGCGGCTTCGACCCCTCGGGCCAGGGCCAGCAGGACCCGTACGGCAACCAGTACGGCTACCAGCAGCAGCCCGGCTACCCCGGCCAGCAGCAGCCCCAGCAGGACGCCTGGGGCAACCCGGTGCCCGAGGCCGGCGGCTACCAGCAGCAGGGCGGCTACCCCGGGCAGGGCCAGGGCCCGCAGTACGACGCCTGGGGCAACCCGGTGCCGGCCGCGGGCGGCTACCCGCAGGGCGGCCAGCCGCAGCTGCCGCAGCAGGCCTCCGGACAGCAGCCCGGCCTGGACGAGACCAGCTTCTTCGACACCAGCATGATCGACATGACCAGGCTGCGGGAGCTCGGCGGCCGCTGA